One window of Ziziphus jujuba cultivar Dongzao chromosome 5, ASM3175591v1 genomic DNA carries:
- the LOC107420877 gene encoding origin of replication complex subunit 2 — protein MEMNGGSDEEEFGFSRNYFLAKELGGSGKKSTHKLSDINIVDEQELRAAADNIEPKHEKEIEDLMKSYKSLYPRWVFELRCGFGLLMYGFGSKKALLEDFASSALTEYSVLVINGYLQSINIKQVLIALAEILCDQLKTKRKTSSENLSKVRQSFNSKSMDDLLAFLNGPHVDENDCFICILVHNIDGPGLRDTETQQYLARLASCSHIRVIASIDHVNAPLLWDKKMVHTQFNWSWYHVPTFAAYKVEGMFFPLILAHGNTTQTAKTAAIVLQSLTPNAQSVFKVLAEYQLSHPDEEGMQLNDLYTVCRERFLVSSQVTLNAHLTEFKDHELVKTKRHSDGQDCFYIPLTSEALQKLLLEISQ, from the exons ATGGAGATGAACGGAGGAAGTGATGAAGAAGAGTTCGGGTTTTCCAGAAACTACTTTCTGGCAAAGGAGTTGGGCGGCTCTGGAAAGAAATCCACTCATAAGCTCTCAGATATCAACATCGTCGATGAACAG GAACTGAGAGCAGCGGCAGATAACATTGAGCCGAAGCATGAGAAAGAGATCGAGGACTTAATGAAGAGTTATAAGAGTTTGTACCCCAGATGGGTTTTCGAGCTCAG GTGTGGATTTGGCCTTCTAATGTATGGATTTGGATCTAAAAAGGCATTGTTGGAGGATTTTGCTTCATCAGCACTTACAGAGTATTCTGTACTTGTAATCAATGGCTATCTCCAGTCAATTAATATAAAACAG GTGCTGATAGCCTTAGCTGAAATTCTATGTGATCAATTGAAGACCAAACGAAAGACTTCTTCAGAAAACTTATCGAAAGTTCGACAGTCTTTTAATTCAAAATCCATGGATGATCTTCTTGCATTCTTGAATGGTCCACATGTGGACGAAAATGATTGTTTCATATGCATTTTGGTTCACAACATTGATGGGCCTGGTTTAAGAGACACTGAAACTCAACAATATCTTGCACGCTTAGCCTCGTGTTCCCATATCCGGGTGATTGCATCTATAGACCATGTCAATGCCCCACTTT TGTGGGACAAGAAGATGGTGCACACCCAGTTCAATTGGTCTTGGTATCATGTTCCAACTTTTGCAGCGTACAAGGTTGAAGGAATGTTCTTCCCTCTGATCCTTGCTCATGGCAATACCACCCAAACTGCCAAAACCGCTGCGATAGTTTTACAGAGTTTGACACCAAATGCTCAGAGTGTTTTCAAAGTTCTTGCAGAATATCAGCTGTCTCATCCTGATGAAGAAG GGATGCAGCTTAATGATTTGTACACCGTCTGTCGAGAACGCTTCCTAGTGAGTAGCCAGGTTACACTTAACGCTCATCTGACAGAATTCAAAGATCATGAGCTGGTTAAGACCAAAAGGCATTCTGATGGACAGGATTGCTTCTACATCCCTCTCACATCTGAGGCGCTTCAGAAACTATTACTGGAGATAAGTCAGTAG
- the LOC107420926 gene encoding uncharacterized protein LOC107420926 produces MWGFGGRYYWGRKEVGEKVEGIVVLFAWMSSQERHLNSYVQLYSSLGWNSLVCHSQFLNMFFPEKATNLAIGILNELVEALKVKPCPVVLASFSGGPKACMYRLLQIIDGNCEALPYLGDYQLVRDCISGYIYDSSPVDFTSDLGTKFVLHPTVLKISQPPRIVSWIAHGIASSLDALFLSKFEQQRADYWQTLYSSVRMKAPYLILCSEDDDLAPYQIICNFAQRLQELGADIKLVKWNGSPHVGHYRHYPIDYRAAVTELLGKASVVHYRRLKRVDGERLGAEARDDEIIEPLRNLRKAAASSNGYKGTSLVLGNQSSLPSSMEYYEGRDVGTLQNERREGVIHFPNPPSINAHGVLGQILFDVCVPKNVEGWDIGLSGSLKGRPFTSTRRHTPFNPIKCIRRSRL; encoded by the exons ATGTGGGGATTTGGGGGTAGGTATTACTGGGGAAGAAAGGAGGTCGGAGAGAAAGTTGAAGGGATAGTGGTATTATTCGCATGGATGTCGAGCCAAGAAAGGCACCTGAACAGTTATGTGCAGCTCTACTCGTCTCTGGGATGGAATTCACTCGTCTGCCACTCCCAATTTCTCAATAT GTTCTTCCCAGAGAAGGCTACAAATTTGGCAATTGGCATCCTAAATGAACTTGTGGAG gcGCTAAAAGTTAAGCCATGCCCAGTAGTCTTGGCATCTTTTTCTGGCGGTCCAAAGGCTTGTATGTACAGGCTTCTTCAG ATAATTGATGGGAACTGCGAAGCACTACCATATctg GGTGATTACCAACTGGTTAGAGATTGTATTTCTGGCTATATCTATGATTCCAGTCCAGTGGATTTTACCAGTGATTTGGGTACAAAATTTGTTCTTCACCCAACTGTCCTAAAAATTTCCCAGCCACCAAGAATAGTATCATGGATAGCCCATGGCATTGCTTCTAGCCTTGATGCCCTCTTCCTTAGTAAGTTTGAACAACAGCGTGCAGATTATTGGCAGACTCTATACTCCTCTGTG AGAATGAAGGCCCCATATCTCATTTTGTGCTcagaagatgatgaccttgcTCCTTACCAGATTATTTGCAATTTTGCTCAACGGCTACAAGAACTTGGGGCTGATATTAAATTAGTAAAGTGGAATGGCTCTCCTCACGTAG GCCACTACAGGCATTATCCTATCGACTACAGGGCTGCTGTGACAGAGCTCCTTGGTAAAGCATCTGTAGTTCATTATCGGAGACTTAAAAGAGTTGACGGAGAAAGACTGGGTGCAGAAGCAAGGGATGATGAGATAATTGAGCCTCTGCGTAATCTCAGGAAAGCAGCAGCCAGTTCAAATGGATATAAGGGAACTTCTCTAGTACTTGGAAATCAATCCTCGTTGCCCAGTTCAATGGAGTACTATGAAGGTAGGGATGTTGGGACGCTGCAAAATGAACGCAGAGAAGGTGTGATCCACTTTCCTAACCCACCAAGCATCAATGCTCATGGGGTTCTTGGTCAAATCTTATTCGATGTCTGTGTACCCAAGAACGTTGAAGGCTGGGATATCGGCTTATCAGGTTCCTTAAAAGGTCGCCCGTTTACTTCTACAAGGAGGCACACGCCCTTTAATCCGATAAAATGTATACGTCGATCTAGATTATAA
- the LOC107420927 gene encoding uncharacterized protein LOC107420927 isoform X1: MKIVVTGASGYLGGRLCHALLREGHYVRALVRPTSDLSALPPLSTAGADGASLEIVYGDITDYPSLLSAFSSCHVIFHSAAVVEPWLPDPSKFFSVNVGGLKNVLQAVRETKTVEKVVYTSSFFALGPTDGYVADESQVHQEKYFCTEYEKSKVAADKIALGAAAEGLPITVVYPGVIYGPGKVTTGNIVARLLVERFNGRLPGYIGSGFDRYSFSHVDDVVEGHISAMNKGRAGERYLLTGENASFKHVFDMAAIITETKKPIFNIPLWLIEVYGWVSVLFSRLLGKLPLISPPTVYVLRHQWAYSCEKAKAELDYNPRSLKEGLEEVLPWLKNLGLIKY; the protein is encoded by the exons ATGAAGATAGTGGTGACCGGCGCGTCTGGATATTTGGGGGGCAGATTGTGCCACGCTCTCCTGCGAGAGGGCCACTATGTTCGCGCCTTGGTACGGCCCACCAGCGATCTCTCCGCCCTCCCTCCACTCTCCACTGCCGGAGCTGATGGTGCTTCCCTAGAAATCGTCTACGGTGATATCACCGACTATCCCTCGCTCCTCTCTGCCTTCTCCAGTTGCCACGTTATCTTCCATTCAGCCGCCGTTGTCGAGCCCTGGCTTCCCGACCCTTCCAAGTTCTTCTCC GTCAACGTAGGGGGATTAAAGAACGTGTTGCAAGCTGTTAGAGAGACGAAGACGGTAGAGAAGGTTGTATATACGTCGTCGTTTTTTGCTCTGGGACCAACGGATGGATATGTTGCCGATGAGAGTCAA GTCCATCAGGAGAAGTATTTCTGCACAGAGTACGAGAAATCGAAGGTTGCTGCTGATAAGATTGCATTAGGAGCAGCTGCGGAAGGGCTGCCAATAACAGTTGTATATCCGGGAGTCATTTACGGTCCAGGCAAGGTCACTACGGGGAATATAGTTGCTCGCCTG CTTGTTGAACGATTTAATGGACGGCTACCTGGTTATATAGGATCTGGATTTGATAGATATTCGTTTAGCCATGTAGATGATGTAGTAGAGGGGCATATTTCAGCAATGAACAAAGGTCGAGCTGGTGAAAGATATCTACTAACAGGAGAAAATGCATCATTCAAGCATGTTTTTGATATGGCTGCTATAATCACCGAAACGAAGAAGCCCATATTTAACATCCCCTTATGGTTGATTGAGGTATATGGATGGGTATCAGTTCTTTTCTCTCGACTTCTGGGAAAGCTTCCTCTAATCAGCCCCCCG ACAGTCTATGTTTTAAGACATCAATGGGCATATTCCTGTGAGAAGGCCAAAGCAGAGCTGGATTATAATCCTAGAAGCTTGAAAGAAGGACTGGAAGAGGTGCTACCCTGGTTGAAGAACTTGGGGTTGATAAAATACTAA
- the LOC107420927 gene encoding uncharacterized protein LOC107420927 isoform X2, whose translation MKIVVTGASGYLGGRLCHALLREGHYVRALVRPTSDLSALPPLSTAGADGASLEIVYGDITDYPSLLSAFSSCHVIFHSAAVVEPWLPDPSKFFSVHQEKYFCTEYEKSKVAADKIALGAAAEGLPITVVYPGVIYGPGKVTTGNIVARLLVERFNGRLPGYIGSGFDRYSFSHVDDVVEGHISAMNKGRAGERYLLTGENASFKHVFDMAAIITETKKPIFNIPLWLIEVYGWVSVLFSRLLGKLPLISPPTVYVLRHQWAYSCEKAKAELDYNPRSLKEGLEEVLPWLKNLGLIKY comes from the exons ATGAAGATAGTGGTGACCGGCGCGTCTGGATATTTGGGGGGCAGATTGTGCCACGCTCTCCTGCGAGAGGGCCACTATGTTCGCGCCTTGGTACGGCCCACCAGCGATCTCTCCGCCCTCCCTCCACTCTCCACTGCCGGAGCTGATGGTGCTTCCCTAGAAATCGTCTACGGTGATATCACCGACTATCCCTCGCTCCTCTCTGCCTTCTCCAGTTGCCACGTTATCTTCCATTCAGCCGCCGTTGTCGAGCCCTGGCTTCCCGACCCTTCCAAGTTCTTCTCC GTCCATCAGGAGAAGTATTTCTGCACAGAGTACGAGAAATCGAAGGTTGCTGCTGATAAGATTGCATTAGGAGCAGCTGCGGAAGGGCTGCCAATAACAGTTGTATATCCGGGAGTCATTTACGGTCCAGGCAAGGTCACTACGGGGAATATAGTTGCTCGCCTG CTTGTTGAACGATTTAATGGACGGCTACCTGGTTATATAGGATCTGGATTTGATAGATATTCGTTTAGCCATGTAGATGATGTAGTAGAGGGGCATATTTCAGCAATGAACAAAGGTCGAGCTGGTGAAAGATATCTACTAACAGGAGAAAATGCATCATTCAAGCATGTTTTTGATATGGCTGCTATAATCACCGAAACGAAGAAGCCCATATTTAACATCCCCTTATGGTTGATTGAGGTATATGGATGGGTATCAGTTCTTTTCTCTCGACTTCTGGGAAAGCTTCCTCTAATCAGCCCCCCG ACAGTCTATGTTTTAAGACATCAATGGGCATATTCCTGTGAGAAGGCCAAAGCAGAGCTGGATTATAATCCTAGAAGCTTGAAAGAAGGACTGGAAGAGGTGCTACCCTGGTTGAAGAACTTGGGGTTGATAAAATACTAA
- the LOC107420903 gene encoding B3 domain-containing protein At5g42700 — MVVAKPKVSYEECRRKRLEENKKRMEALNLPKIAQSLRNSLTPKPSPMKSVKKPRTLEKEVVVVRRSSRVANLPAPVYKEVVIDRVLIPRRISKHRDLSNRVYASDEARAAAIEIAEKLQSGLEPQYPNFIKSMLPSHVTGGFWLGLPVHFCKVNLPKRDEVMTLIDEDGNEYPTIYLARKTGLSGGWKGFSVAHELMDGDALIFQLVRPSAFKVYIVRVNGDGQDNQS; from the exons ATGGTGGTGGCTAAACCTAAGGTATCCTACGAGGAATGCCGTCGCAAGAGATTGGAGGAAAACAAGAAGAGGATGGAGGCCCTCAATCTCCCCAAGATTGCTCAATCTCTTCGAAACTCCTTAACTCCCAAGCCCTCCCCT ATGAAGAGCGTAAAGAAACCTCGCACGTTAGAGAAAGAGGTGGTTGTGGTCAGAAGGTCAAGTCGCGTGGCAAACTTGCCCGCCCCTGTTTATAAAGAA GTTGTTATTGATCGCGTGCTGATACCTAGAAG GATTTCTAAGCACAGGGATTTGTCGAACCGTGTTTATGCTTCGGATGAAGCGAGGGCGGCCGCCATAGAGATTGCAGAGAAACTACAATCGGGTTTGGAACCTCAGTATCCTAACTTTATAAAATCAATGCTCCCATCACATGTCACAGGAGGTTTCTGGCTG gGCCTTCCGGTACATTTCTGCAAAGTGAACCTCCCAAAGAGAGATGAAGTTATGACATTGATAGATGAAGATGGTAATGAATACCCAACTATTTACTTGGCCCGAAAAACTGGACTAAGTGGTGGATGGAAAGGATTTTCAGTTGCTCATGAATTGATGGATGGGGATGCATTAATTTTCCAATTAGTCCGGCCTTCAGCATTCAAG GTATACATTGTTAGGGTTAATGGTGATGGACAGGATAACCAGTCTTGA